In Piliocolobus tephrosceles isolate RC106 chromosome 6, ASM277652v3, whole genome shotgun sequence, the following are encoded in one genomic region:
- the RFX7 gene encoding DNA-binding protein RFX7 isoform X1, whose product MAEEQQQPPPQQPDAHQQLPPSAPNSGVALPALVPGLPGTEASALQHKIKNSICKTVQSKVDCILQEVEKFTDLEKLYLYLQLPSGLSNGEKSDQNAMSSSRAQQMHAFSWIRNTLEEHPETSLPKQEVYDEYKSYCDNLGYHPLSAADFGKIMKNVFPNMKARRLGTRGKSKYCYSGLRKKAFVHMPTLPNLDFHKTGDGLEGAEPSGQLQNIDEEVISSACRLVCEWAQKVLSQPFDTVLELARFLVKSHYIGTKSMAALTVMAAAPAGIKGITQPSAFIPTAESNSFQPQVKTLPSPIDAKQQLQRKIQKKQQEQKLQSPLPGESAAKKSESATSNGVTNLPNGNPSILSPQPIGIVVAAVPSPIPVQRTRQLVTSPSPMSSSDGKVLPLNVQVVTQHMQSVKQAPKTPQNVPASPGGDRSARHRYPQILPKPANTSALTIRSPTTVLFTSSPIKTAVVPASHMSSLNVVKMTTISLTPSNSNTPLKHSASVSSATGTTEESRSVPQIKNGSVVSLQSPGSRTSSAGGTSAVEVKVEPETSSDEHPVQCQENSDEAKAPQTPSALLGQKSNTDGVLQKPSNEGVIEIKATKICDQRTKCKSRCNEILPGTSTGNNQSTITVSVASQNLTFTSTSSPSNGDSINKDPKLCTKSPRKRLSSTLQETQVPPVKKPIVEQLSAATIEGQKQGSVKKDQKVPHSGKTEGSTAGAQIPSKVSVNVSSHIGANQPLNSSTLVISDSALEQQTTPSSSPDIKVKLEGSVFLLDSDSKSVGSFNPNGWQQITKDSELISASCEQQQAISVMTIPEHSDINDLEKSVWELEGMPHDTYSQQLHSQIQESSLNQIQAHSSDHLPLQSELKEFEPSVSQTNESYFPFDDELTQDSIVEELVLMEQQMSMNNSHSYGNCLGMTLQSQSVTPGAPMSSHTSSTHFYHPIHSNGTPIHTPTPTPTPTPTPTPTPTPTSEMIAGSQSLSRESPCSRLAQTTPVDSALGSSRHTPIGTPHSNCSSSVPPSPVECRNPFAFTPISSSMAYHDASIVSSSPVKPMQRPMATHPDKTKLEWMNNGYSGVGNSSVSGHGILPSYQELVEDRFRKPHAFAVPGQSYQSQSRHHDTHFGRLTPVSPVQHQGATVNNTNKQEGFAVPAPLDNKGTNSSASSNFRCRSVSPAVHRQRNLSGSTLYPVSNIPRSNVTPFGSPVTPEVVFTNVHTDACANNIAQRSQSVPLTVMMQTAFPNALQKQANSKKITNVLLSKLDSDNDDAVRGLGMNNLPSNYTARMNLTQILEPSTVFPSANPQNMIDSSTSVYEFQTPSYLTKSNSTDQINFSPGDNQAQSEIGEQQLDFNSTVKDLLSGDSLQTNQQLVGQVASDLTNTASDFSSDIRLSSELSGSINDLNTLDPNLLFDPGRQQGQDDEATLEELKNDPLFQQICSESMNSMTSSGFEWIESKDHPTVEMLG is encoded by the exons GAGCTATTGTGACAATCTTGGTTACCATCCATTAAGTGCTGCTGATTTTGGAAAGATCATGAAAAACGTCTTTCCAAACATGAAGGCACGTCGTTTGGGCACAAGAGGCAAATCTAA ATATTGCTACAGTGGACTGAGAAAAAAAGCTTTTGTTCATATGCCAACACTGCCCAACCTTGACTTTCACAAAACTGGAGATGGG TTGgaaggagctgaaccttctgggCAGCTTCAAAATATTGATGAAGAAGTTATCTCTTCTGCTTGCCGTCTTGTGTGTGAGTGGGCCCAGAAAGTGTTAAGCCAACCATTTGACACTGTCTTGGAATTAGCCCGCTTCCTTGTAAAAAGTCACTATATAGGCACCAAGTCAATGGCAGCTCTAACTGTAATGGCAGCAGCACCAGCAG gaATTAAAGGAATTACCCAGCCTTCTGCTTTTATACCGACAGCTGAAAGTAATTCCTTTCAGCCTCAGGTGAAGACTTTGCCATCTCCAATTGATGCTAAACAGCAGTTGCAACGGAAAATCCAGAAGAAGCAGCAAGAACAGAAACTACAATCCCCTTTGCCAGGAGAATCCGCagcaaaaaaatcagaaagtgcTACAAGCAATGGAGTAACGAATCTTCCTAATGGAAATCCTTCAATCCTTTCTCCTCAACCTATTGGTATCGTTGTGGCAGCTGTCCCTAGTCCCATTCCG GTCCAACGGACTAGGCAATTGGTAACTTCACCAAGTCCAATGAGTTCTTCTGACGGCAAAGTTCTTCCCCTCAATGTACAGGTGGTCACTCAGCACATGCAGTCTGTGAAACAGGCACCAAAGACTCCCCAGAACGTTCCAGCCAGTCCTGGTGGGGATCGTTCTGCCCGGCACCGTTACCCTCAGATCTTACCCAAACCAGCCAACACCAGTGCACTCACAATTCGCTCTCCAACTACTGTCCTCTTTACTAGTAGTCCCATCAAAACTGCTGTTGTACCCGCTTCACACATGAGTTCTCTAAATGTGGTGAAAATGACAACAATATCCCTCACACCCAGCAACAGTAACACCCCTCTTAAACATTCTGCCTCAGTCAGCAGTGCTACAGGAACGACAGAAGAATCAAGAAGTGTTCCACAGATCAAGAATGGTTCTGTTGTGTCACTTCAGTCTCCTGGGTCCAGAACCAGCAGTGCGGGGGGAACATCTGCTGTGGAAGTCAAAGTGGAACCCGAAACATCATCAGATGAGCATCCTGTACAGTGCCAAGAGAACTCTGATGAGGCTAAAGCTCCCCAAACACCTAGTGCCCTTTTGGGGCAGAAAAGTAATACAGACGGAGTACTGCAGAAACCTTCAAATGAAGGtgtcattgaaataaaagcaactAAGATCTGTGACCAGAGGACCAAATGTAAAAGTCGCTGTAATGAAATTCTGCCAGGCACGTCAACAGGCAATAATCAGAGCACTATCACTGTATCAGTTGCTTCTCAGAATTTAACTTTCACCAGCACCAGTTCACCATCTAATGGTGACTCAATCAATAAAGACCCTAAATTATGCACTAAAAGTCCAAGAAAACGACTGTCTTCTACATTGCAAGAGACCCAGGTGCCTCCTGTAAAGAAACCAATTGTGGAACAGCTTTCAGCAGCTACCATAGAAGGGCAGAAACAAGGCAGTGTTAAGAAGGACCAAAAGGTTCCACATTCAGGGAAAACAGAAGGTTCAACAGCAGGTGCTCAGATTCCTAGCAAGGTATCAGTAAATGTCAGTTCACACATAGGAGCAAATCAACCCTTGAATTCTTCTACCCTTGTTATCAGTGATTCAGCTTTGGAACAGCAAACAACCCCGTCATCATCTCCAGATATAAAAGTAAAACTTGAAGGAAGTGTCTTTCTCTTGGACAGTGATTCAAAGTCAGTTGGCAGCTTTAATCCAAATGGATGGCAACAAATCACTAAGGATTCTGAGTTGATATCTGCCAGCTGTGAACAACAGCAAGCTATCAGTGTTATGACAATTCCTGAGCACTCTGATATCAATGACTTAGAGAAGTCCGTGTGGGAATTAGAAGGAATGCCACACGACACATATAGCCAGCAGCTACATAGCCAGATACAGGAATCTTCTTTAAATCAAATACAAGCACATTCTTCAGATCACTTACCTCTGCAATCTGAACTGAAGGAGTTTGAACCTTCTGTTTCCCAGACAAATGAAAGCTACTTTCCTTTTGATGATGAACTTACACAAGATAGTATTGTGGAAGAGCTGGTGCTTATGGAGCAGCAAATGTCAATGAACAATTCTCATTCTTACGGCAACTGTTTGGGAATGACCCTTCAGAGTCAGTCAGTAACTCCAGGAGCTCCAATGTCATCTCACACCTCCAGCACCCACTTCTATCATCCAATCCACAGCAATGGTACTCCAATCCATACACCCACACCTACACCCACACCCACTCCTACTccaaccccaaccccaaccccaacATCTGAAATGATTGCTGGATCTCAGAGTCTATCACGGGAGAGCCCTTGCTCCAGGCTAGCCCAGACTACACCTGTGGATAGTGCTTTAGGAAGTAGCCGACATACACCCATTGGTACTCCACATTCTAACTGCAGCAGTAGTGTTCCCCCCAGCCCTGTTGAATGCAGGAATCCATTTGCATTTACTCCAATAAGCTCCAGTATGGCATATCATGATGCCAGCATTGTCTCAAGTAGTCCTGTGAAACCGATGCAAAGACCCATGGCCACACACCCTGACAAAACCAAGCTTGAATGGATGAATAATGGGTATAGTGGGGTTGGTAATTCATCAGTTTCTGGCCATGGTATTCTCCCAAGCTATCAGGAACTAGTGGAAGACCGTTTCAGGAAACCTCATGCTTTTGCTGTGCCTGGACAGTCTTACCAGTCTCAATCCAGACATCATGACACTCATTTTGGTCGTTTGACTCCTGTCTCTCCTGTGCAGCATCAGGGTGCCACTGTAAATAACACCAACAAACAGGAGGGTTTTGCAGTCCCTGCCCCTCTGGATAATAAGGGAACTAATTCATCTGCCAGCAGCAACTTCAGATGCCGGAGTGTGAGCCCTGCTGTTCATCGCCAACGTAATCTTAGTGGAAGCACCCTCTATCCAGTATCTAATATCCCACGATCTAATGTGACCCCCTTTGGAAGTCCAGTTACCCCAGAAGTTGTTTTCACAAATGTTCACACAGATGCATGTGCCAACAACATAGCTCAAAGAAGCCAGTCAGTTCCATTGACAGTCATGATGCAGACAGCCTTCCCAAACGCTCTTCAGAAGCAAGCAAACAGTAAAAAAATAACCAATGTTTTGTTGAGTAAACTTGATTCTGACAATGATGATGCAGTGAGAGGTTTGGGAATGAACAACCTGCCCTCTAATTATACAGCCCGGATGAATCTCACTCAGATTTTGGAACCTTCCACTGTTTTTCCTAGTGCCAACCCACAAAATATGATTGATTCCAGCACTTCTGTTTATGAATTCCAAACACCATCTTACCTCACCAAAAGTAATAGCACCGATCAGATCAATTTTTCTCCTGGAGATAATCAAGCACAATCAGAAATTGGAGAGCAGCAGTTGGATTTCAATAGCACTGTTAAAGACCTGTTGAGTGGAGACAGCTTGCAAACCAACCAGCAGCTGGTAGGTCAGGTAGCATCTGATCTCACAAATACTGCATCTGATTTCTCTAGTGATATCAGGTTGTCTTCTGAGCTCTCAGGCAGCATCAATGATTTGAATACTTTAGACCCAAATCTACTGTTTGATCCAGGTCGTCAGCAGGGACAAGATGATGAAGCTACACTGGAAGAATTAAAGAACGACCCATTATTTCAACAAATTTGCAGTGAATCCATGAATTCTATGACTTCGTCAGGTTTTGAATGGATAGAAAGCAAGGACCATCCTACTGTTGAAATGTTGGGTTAA
- the RFX7 gene encoding DNA-binding protein RFX7 isoform X2, producing MSKTDKACYHEVSILVKEDSCKTVQSKVDCILQEVEKFTDLEKLYLYLQLPSGLSNGEKSDQNAMSSSRAQQMHAFSWIRNTLEEHPETSLPKQEVYDEYKSYCDNLGYHPLSAADFGKIMKNVFPNMKARRLGTRGKSKYCYSGLRKKAFVHMPTLPNLDFHKTGDGLEGAEPSGQLQNIDEEVISSACRLVCEWAQKVLSQPFDTVLELARFLVKSHYIGTKSMAALTVMAAAPAGIKGITQPSAFIPTAESNSFQPQVKTLPSPIDAKQQLQRKIQKKQQEQKLQSPLPGESAAKKSESATSNGVTNLPNGNPSILSPQPIGIVVAAVPSPIPVQRTRQLVTSPSPMSSSDGKVLPLNVQVVTQHMQSVKQAPKTPQNVPASPGGDRSARHRYPQILPKPANTSALTIRSPTTVLFTSSPIKTAVVPASHMSSLNVVKMTTISLTPSNSNTPLKHSASVSSATGTTEESRSVPQIKNGSVVSLQSPGSRTSSAGGTSAVEVKVEPETSSDEHPVQCQENSDEAKAPQTPSALLGQKSNTDGVLQKPSNEGVIEIKATKICDQRTKCKSRCNEILPGTSTGNNQSTITVSVASQNLTFTSTSSPSNGDSINKDPKLCTKSPRKRLSSTLQETQVPPVKKPIVEQLSAATIEGQKQGSVKKDQKVPHSGKTEGSTAGAQIPSKVSVNVSSHIGANQPLNSSTLVISDSALEQQTTPSSSPDIKVKLEGSVFLLDSDSKSVGSFNPNGWQQITKDSELISASCEQQQAISVMTIPEHSDINDLEKSVWELEGMPHDTYSQQLHSQIQESSLNQIQAHSSDHLPLQSELKEFEPSVSQTNESYFPFDDELTQDSIVEELVLMEQQMSMNNSHSYGNCLGMTLQSQSVTPGAPMSSHTSSTHFYHPIHSNGTPIHTPTPTPTPTPTPTPTPTPTSEMIAGSQSLSRESPCSRLAQTTPVDSALGSSRHTPIGTPHSNCSSSVPPSPVECRNPFAFTPISSSMAYHDASIVSSSPVKPMQRPMATHPDKTKLEWMNNGYSGVGNSSVSGHGILPSYQELVEDRFRKPHAFAVPGQSYQSQSRHHDTHFGRLTPVSPVQHQGATVNNTNKQEGFAVPAPLDNKGTNSSASSNFRCRSVSPAVHRQRNLSGSTLYPVSNIPRSNVTPFGSPVTPEVVFTNVHTDACANNIAQRSQSVPLTVMMQTAFPNALQKQANSKKITNVLLSKLDSDNDDAVRGLGMNNLPSNYTARMNLTQILEPSTVFPSANPQNMIDSSTSVYEFQTPSYLTKSNSTDQINFSPGDNQAQSEIGEQQLDFNSTVKDLLSGDSLQTNQQLVGQVASDLTNTASDFSSDIRLSSELSGSINDLNTLDPNLLFDPGRQQGQDDEATLEELKNDPLFQQICSESMNSMTSSGFEWIESKDHPTVEMLG from the exons GAGCTATTGTGACAATCTTGGTTACCATCCATTAAGTGCTGCTGATTTTGGAAAGATCATGAAAAACGTCTTTCCAAACATGAAGGCACGTCGTTTGGGCACAAGAGGCAAATCTAA ATATTGCTACAGTGGACTGAGAAAAAAAGCTTTTGTTCATATGCCAACACTGCCCAACCTTGACTTTCACAAAACTGGAGATGGG TTGgaaggagctgaaccttctgggCAGCTTCAAAATATTGATGAAGAAGTTATCTCTTCTGCTTGCCGTCTTGTGTGTGAGTGGGCCCAGAAAGTGTTAAGCCAACCATTTGACACTGTCTTGGAATTAGCCCGCTTCCTTGTAAAAAGTCACTATATAGGCACCAAGTCAATGGCAGCTCTAACTGTAATGGCAGCAGCACCAGCAG gaATTAAAGGAATTACCCAGCCTTCTGCTTTTATACCGACAGCTGAAAGTAATTCCTTTCAGCCTCAGGTGAAGACTTTGCCATCTCCAATTGATGCTAAACAGCAGTTGCAACGGAAAATCCAGAAGAAGCAGCAAGAACAGAAACTACAATCCCCTTTGCCAGGAGAATCCGCagcaaaaaaatcagaaagtgcTACAAGCAATGGAGTAACGAATCTTCCTAATGGAAATCCTTCAATCCTTTCTCCTCAACCTATTGGTATCGTTGTGGCAGCTGTCCCTAGTCCCATTCCG GTCCAACGGACTAGGCAATTGGTAACTTCACCAAGTCCAATGAGTTCTTCTGACGGCAAAGTTCTTCCCCTCAATGTACAGGTGGTCACTCAGCACATGCAGTCTGTGAAACAGGCACCAAAGACTCCCCAGAACGTTCCAGCCAGTCCTGGTGGGGATCGTTCTGCCCGGCACCGTTACCCTCAGATCTTACCCAAACCAGCCAACACCAGTGCACTCACAATTCGCTCTCCAACTACTGTCCTCTTTACTAGTAGTCCCATCAAAACTGCTGTTGTACCCGCTTCACACATGAGTTCTCTAAATGTGGTGAAAATGACAACAATATCCCTCACACCCAGCAACAGTAACACCCCTCTTAAACATTCTGCCTCAGTCAGCAGTGCTACAGGAACGACAGAAGAATCAAGAAGTGTTCCACAGATCAAGAATGGTTCTGTTGTGTCACTTCAGTCTCCTGGGTCCAGAACCAGCAGTGCGGGGGGAACATCTGCTGTGGAAGTCAAAGTGGAACCCGAAACATCATCAGATGAGCATCCTGTACAGTGCCAAGAGAACTCTGATGAGGCTAAAGCTCCCCAAACACCTAGTGCCCTTTTGGGGCAGAAAAGTAATACAGACGGAGTACTGCAGAAACCTTCAAATGAAGGtgtcattgaaataaaagcaactAAGATCTGTGACCAGAGGACCAAATGTAAAAGTCGCTGTAATGAAATTCTGCCAGGCACGTCAACAGGCAATAATCAGAGCACTATCACTGTATCAGTTGCTTCTCAGAATTTAACTTTCACCAGCACCAGTTCACCATCTAATGGTGACTCAATCAATAAAGACCCTAAATTATGCACTAAAAGTCCAAGAAAACGACTGTCTTCTACATTGCAAGAGACCCAGGTGCCTCCTGTAAAGAAACCAATTGTGGAACAGCTTTCAGCAGCTACCATAGAAGGGCAGAAACAAGGCAGTGTTAAGAAGGACCAAAAGGTTCCACATTCAGGGAAAACAGAAGGTTCAACAGCAGGTGCTCAGATTCCTAGCAAGGTATCAGTAAATGTCAGTTCACACATAGGAGCAAATCAACCCTTGAATTCTTCTACCCTTGTTATCAGTGATTCAGCTTTGGAACAGCAAACAACCCCGTCATCATCTCCAGATATAAAAGTAAAACTTGAAGGAAGTGTCTTTCTCTTGGACAGTGATTCAAAGTCAGTTGGCAGCTTTAATCCAAATGGATGGCAACAAATCACTAAGGATTCTGAGTTGATATCTGCCAGCTGTGAACAACAGCAAGCTATCAGTGTTATGACAATTCCTGAGCACTCTGATATCAATGACTTAGAGAAGTCCGTGTGGGAATTAGAAGGAATGCCACACGACACATATAGCCAGCAGCTACATAGCCAGATACAGGAATCTTCTTTAAATCAAATACAAGCACATTCTTCAGATCACTTACCTCTGCAATCTGAACTGAAGGAGTTTGAACCTTCTGTTTCCCAGACAAATGAAAGCTACTTTCCTTTTGATGATGAACTTACACAAGATAGTATTGTGGAAGAGCTGGTGCTTATGGAGCAGCAAATGTCAATGAACAATTCTCATTCTTACGGCAACTGTTTGGGAATGACCCTTCAGAGTCAGTCAGTAACTCCAGGAGCTCCAATGTCATCTCACACCTCCAGCACCCACTTCTATCATCCAATCCACAGCAATGGTACTCCAATCCATACACCCACACCTACACCCACACCCACTCCTACTccaaccccaaccccaaccccaacATCTGAAATGATTGCTGGATCTCAGAGTCTATCACGGGAGAGCCCTTGCTCCAGGCTAGCCCAGACTACACCTGTGGATAGTGCTTTAGGAAGTAGCCGACATACACCCATTGGTACTCCACATTCTAACTGCAGCAGTAGTGTTCCCCCCAGCCCTGTTGAATGCAGGAATCCATTTGCATTTACTCCAATAAGCTCCAGTATGGCATATCATGATGCCAGCATTGTCTCAAGTAGTCCTGTGAAACCGATGCAAAGACCCATGGCCACACACCCTGACAAAACCAAGCTTGAATGGATGAATAATGGGTATAGTGGGGTTGGTAATTCATCAGTTTCTGGCCATGGTATTCTCCCAAGCTATCAGGAACTAGTGGAAGACCGTTTCAGGAAACCTCATGCTTTTGCTGTGCCTGGACAGTCTTACCAGTCTCAATCCAGACATCATGACACTCATTTTGGTCGTTTGACTCCTGTCTCTCCTGTGCAGCATCAGGGTGCCACTGTAAATAACACCAACAAACAGGAGGGTTTTGCAGTCCCTGCCCCTCTGGATAATAAGGGAACTAATTCATCTGCCAGCAGCAACTTCAGATGCCGGAGTGTGAGCCCTGCTGTTCATCGCCAACGTAATCTTAGTGGAAGCACCCTCTATCCAGTATCTAATATCCCACGATCTAATGTGACCCCCTTTGGAAGTCCAGTTACCCCAGAAGTTGTTTTCACAAATGTTCACACAGATGCATGTGCCAACAACATAGCTCAAAGAAGCCAGTCAGTTCCATTGACAGTCATGATGCAGACAGCCTTCCCAAACGCTCTTCAGAAGCAAGCAAACAGTAAAAAAATAACCAATGTTTTGTTGAGTAAACTTGATTCTGACAATGATGATGCAGTGAGAGGTTTGGGAATGAACAACCTGCCCTCTAATTATACAGCCCGGATGAATCTCACTCAGATTTTGGAACCTTCCACTGTTTTTCCTAGTGCCAACCCACAAAATATGATTGATTCCAGCACTTCTGTTTATGAATTCCAAACACCATCTTACCTCACCAAAAGTAATAGCACCGATCAGATCAATTTTTCTCCTGGAGATAATCAAGCACAATCAGAAATTGGAGAGCAGCAGTTGGATTTCAATAGCACTGTTAAAGACCTGTTGAGTGGAGACAGCTTGCAAACCAACCAGCAGCTGGTAGGTCAGGTAGCATCTGATCTCACAAATACTGCATCTGATTTCTCTAGTGATATCAGGTTGTCTTCTGAGCTCTCAGGCAGCATCAATGATTTGAATACTTTAGACCCAAATCTACTGTTTGATCCAGGTCGTCAGCAGGGACAAGATGATGAAGCTACACTGGAAGAATTAAAGAACGACCCATTATTTCAACAAATTTGCAGTGAATCCATGAATTCTATGACTTCGTCAGGTTTTGAATGGATAGAAAGCAAGGACCATCCTACTGTTGAAATGTTGGGTTAA